The region CCCGCATCTGGACGCCGCGGGGGGGGGAGCCGGTCATCGCCATGGTGGAGGGAAACGTTTAGCGGTTGTTGAAAAACAGCCATCAGGCCTTCGTCCTCGAATGCCCTTTTGTGCGGCGTAGCGCCCGGCCTTCGCAGCCAAGGCTGCTTCGGCGGAGTAGGCCTGCTACGCCTCCGCAGGGCCTTCTGCGGGTGCGACGATCTGACTGTTTTTGAACAACCTGAGTTTTCAACGACCTGTCAGTCAACCATTACATCCGAAGTTTGTGGAGTTTGACATGAAAATAGATGCACAGGGAACCTACTACCGCGACCTCAACACCGCCATCCGCGAGGCGGTGCTGGCCGGTGCGGACCAGATCGAGCTGGACAACGTCAATGGCCAGTATTTCATCGGCGACGGCATCAACAAGCCGGTGACCATCACCATCAACGGCGTCCCGGGCAACGACCTGGCCGCATTCATGAATGGTGCGACCATCATCGTGAACGAGAACGGCCAGGACAATATCGGCAACACCATGAATGCCGGCAAGGTCATCGTCCACGGCCACGCCGGCGACGTCCTGGGCTACGGCATGCGCGGCGGCCGAATCCACATCAGGAAGGACGTGGGGTACCGGGTCGGCATCCACATGAAGTCCTACCAGGAGAACAAGCCGGTCCTGATCGCCGGCGGCAAGGCGGGCGACTTCTTCGGCGAATACATGGCCGGCGGGGTATTGATCCTCCTGGGCATGTTTACCGACGACCCGGCCAAGGACAAGCATGGCTACCTGTTCGGCACCGGCATGCACGGCGGCGTGATCTACGTGCGGGGCAACGTGGACGAGTCCCGCTTGGCCAAGGAGGTCGGTGTTTTCGAACTGGATGACAGCGATCGTGCGGAGCTGGAGGGATACGTCACGGAATTCTGCCGGGATTTCAAGCTCGATGCACAAGAGGTGCTCAAGGAGCGATTCGTCAAGGTGCTGCCCCGCAGTAAACGCCCCTACGGCAACATGTACTGCCCGATGCCCAAGTAGTTCGCGTCACGCCTCGATTTACCCATAAAAAAACCCCGCCGGGCCAGCCCGGCGGGGTTTTTCTGTACAATTTGCCGCATTTCCGGGTGAAAAGCCATCAAACCACACCGCTGCCTGCTCCCGGTTGCCCGGCGGCATGCTTCGGGTTATCCCGTCACCCTTCGCCACAATACCACGCCATTTAACCAGAGAATATCTCCCAAAACGTCATATGCCGCACACGAACTCCTTGACATTTCGCCAATAAATCAATATGTTTACAAACAAATAAAATAAAATCACCTATTGAACCAACACATAATATGCCGTCAAAAGACGCAAAAGGAACAACGATGCCGGTCTCGCACACAATCGACACCGCCCGATGCCGCGTTCAGACAACGTGCACGGGAACCATCACGGTCGATGACATCCTCGGACACTACGAAACCGAAATTCGGGAAGGATTCCTGAACTATCATGAACTGATCGACACGGGCGGCGTGACCCCTCCCTACCTTTCCGGCACGGATATATGGCGCACGGCCATGACGGTGAAGAATGCCCTGAAGGGGCAAAAGGTCGGGCCGCGGGCGATCATTGCCCCGAGCGACGTCCTGTACGGCATGGTGCGCATATTCACGACAATCCTCTCGGATGACGTTCCCATCAGAATCTTCCGCGACCCTGCAGCGGCTGCAACATGGCTGGAAACATGGTCCGAAACCTTCGCCAACACGGCCTGGGAGTGCATGGAAGCTACCGACTGACCCCCGCCGCATCATAGCCTCAGACTCCCAACTCCCTCAGGACAATGGCCGTTTCCGGCTGTCGGTCCAACCAAGCGGCCAGACGCTCCACTGCCGTCGCCTGATCGGAGGCGGCCTCATGGGGCCAAACGCCCAGCACCGGCGCGCCGCACAGGGAGCCGATGTAATGGGGTGCGCTTTGTTCGGCCAGGTCCGGCTCTTTGGGGAAATTATTGATGATGACCCCGGTCAGGGGAAGCCCCATCTGCCGGGCGGCAAAACAGGTCAGGACGGTATGGTTGACGGTCCCCAGATTGGGACGCGCCACCACCAAAAGCGGCAGGTCCAGTTCCCGCGCCAGGTCCGCCATGAGGAATCCGCCGACCAGCGGCACCATCAGTCCTCCGGCCCCCTCCACGATCACGAAGTCGTAGGTCGCCGTCAGACGATCGAAGGATTCCCGGATTCGGGCAAACTCGATCCTGACGCCGTCGATCTTCGCCGCTTCGGCCGGGGCCAGCGGTTCCCGGAGCAGGTAGGGGGTGACGTCGCCGTTGCAGGGGGTGCCGGCGGCATGGCACGCCAGAAGCGCGTCATCGGAAACCAGCCCCCCCTCCCCCTCGCGGCAGCCGCTGGTCACCGGCTTCATGACGCCGACGCGGATGCCCCGCATCCGGAGAAGCCGCGCCAGTACGGCGGTCACAATCGTCTTGCCCACGCCGGTATCGGTGCCGGTTACAAATACCCCTTTCCCCATTTCCCCCCCTATCTCAAGAAAATCTGCTCCATGCCGGGATGATCGCTGCCCCGAAAAGCAGGCTCCATCCTCCCCCCGAAGGTATCAGCGAAGCAAAAGGAGCTTCGCTCAGGAACATCCGCAGGGAGCGACGGTCAACCCGAGATCGGCCACCATTTGACGGTCGAGCGCAGGATTCCTGCCGGCCCTGGTCAGATAATTGCCGGTCATCATCCCGCTGGCGCCGGCCATGAAGATCCAGGACTGCAATTCGCGCAGGTTTTTCTCACGGCCGCCACAGACCGTTATCTGCCGGTCAGGCAGGAGAAAGCGGTACACCGCGATGGTCCTGAGGCACTCCAGGGGCGTCAGAAAATCTGCGTGCTCAAGGCGAGTCCCCTCCACCGGGTCGAGAAAATTGACCGGGATGGAATCGACCCCCAGTTCGCGCAGTGTCAGAGCCATCTCGACACGCTGGGCAAAGGTCTCGCCCAAGCCGAAGATGCCGCCGCAGCAGACCTTCAGACCGGCGCGTTTGGCCGCCCGGACCGTTTCCACGTCCTGCTCGTAATCATGGGTGCTGCAGATGTTCGGGAAAAAACTGCGTGCGGTTTCCAGGTTGTGATGATAGGTCACCATGCCGGCGTCCCTGAGCAGGCAAGCCGTTTCATAATCGATGATCCCCAGGGAGCAGGACGGCGCGATGCCCGCCTCCTGGCGGATGCGTCCCAGGGTGCGGCAGATCCGGTCCAACTCATCCCTGCTCCCGATCCCCGTGCCGCTGGTGATGATGCCGTAGCAGGAGGCGCCGTGCTGTTCGGCGTTTTTGGCGCAGGTGACCATCTGCTCCTCGTCCACGAGCGGATACGCCGCCGCCTGGGTCGAATGATGGGCGGACTGGGCGCAAAACGCGCAATCCTCGGGGCAGGTCCCTGATTTGGCGTTGATGATGGAACAGAGCGTCACCGCACTGCCGATAAAATGTTCCCGGATGCGCCCCGCCTCGGCCAGCAACCGGTAGAACTCCGCCCCCTCAACTTCCCCGAGGCGCAGGGCGTCGTCACGCTCCAGGGTGTGGCCCGCTATCACCGAATCAGCCAGCTTCTGCATCGTATCTTTCATGATTCCCTCCTCCGGCTTGCAATATCACGACTTACCGGTATTGTCAACCCGCCAGCCATTACAAGTTTACCACCATCAATCAACCAGCAATATATATTGCACCTGCCACATTGTTTTCATAGATGGGATTTTCCTTCTGGGGGCATAGTTCTGCCACATTTGCCCCATGATCCTGCAACTATTGTTGCATGGAGGCCGCAGGGGCACTTCCCGACTGCCCCAAAATACTCATTAATTTTAGATGGATGTGCAACCACACCAATTCGGTATACATAGTGCATCATATGGCGACTAACACGTTTTTTTATTGTCCATAGCCCCCTGTTTGGGCACATCGGACTGCAAAACATGGCACACGGATGCACCTGCCTTTCGTGAAATGAACGGGGGATTATCTATGAAAAAACTCGCCGTAACGATCTCGGCACTCCTTATTGCTTGCTCGGCATTTGCCGGGGACCCGCCAAAAACAGAGGAACAAAAAACCCTGTATGCCCTTGGCCTGCTGGTGTCACGCTCGCTGGCGACCTTCAACCTCACCCCGGCGGAACTCGAGTTTGTCAAACGGGGCCTTACCGACGCCGCAAGCGGTACAAGCCCGCAGGTCGATCTTGGCGTCTACGGCGGCAAGGTCCAGGAATTGGCCCGGGCGCGCCGCAAGCTTCAGGGTGAACGCCTGGCGGCCGCAAACAAGGATTTTCTCACTAAGGCAGCCACGGAAAAAGGCGCCGTCACAAGTGATTCGGGGCTGGTGTACCTTTCGCTGAAAGAGGGCACTGGAACCGTTCCGGGCCCTGCCGATGCGGTCAAGGTCAATTATCGCGGCACCTTGCCCGACGGCCGGGAGTTCGACAGCTCGTACAAACGGGGCAAGCCCGCCGAGCTCCGCCTGGACGGCGTCATCAGATGCTGAACCGAAGGGTTGCAAAAGATGAAGGCCGGCGGCAAGGCAAGACTCGTGTGCCCTTCCAGTATCGCTTACGGCGACGCCGGTGCGGGTGACCTGGTCCTGCCGGGCGCTACGCTGGTATTCGAGGTGGAGCTGCTTGAGGTGAAGAAGTAGCGGGCGGACGCGACCATGACGCGAACACGACAACTGACAGTGGCCATGGCCTTTGCCGTGGTGGGATGTGTGGACGCCCATGCTGCGGATAATTGCGGGATCACGGAGTATCTGGACCGCATCGAGGCGAGCTGCCAGGGAAGCCCTGCCGCCCCCCAGGAATCTCCGGAGACGTCCATGGTTCCCGTTGCCGCTCCAAAGGCCGAAGAGTTTCCGAAAGAGCCGGCCACGGACATCGGCCGCACTGCGGCGGTGCCGGCCCATGGCGAGCTCACGGAATCAGCTCCCCATAATCCCCCGCCACAAGTGGCAGACAGCCATCAGCAGCGCCGCATGGCGGCAGGCATCATGGAGAACGCCAGAGCGGCGCGCCTCCAGAAGATTATGAGCAACAGGCAGTGATCAAATTTATTGCGAACGGAAAGTGAGGCTTCCATGCGCTGTGCATCGTTCTTGTTTCCATGCCTGGTGTCCCTGGCGGGAATATGCCTCATTGTCCCCCGGCCCATGGGGAAGACCGGCACCAGCTCAACTCTCCAGGCGACAAAATTCAGTACGCCATAGGGGTCGAGGTTGCCAGAAACTTCAAAAACCAGGGGCTTGACCTGGACCTGGAAATGGTTGCGAAAGGTATGCGGGATGGATTGTCCGGGGGGGAACTCCTTGTTTCGGAAAAGGAGCTTCGAAGCATCCTGATCTCCGTCCAGAGCGATATACGGCGCAGGCAGTCGTTGGTGAAACAGGGAGCGGCCGGTGACAGGAAGCCGTAAGGGAACAAGCGATAACCATCTTTGAGAATATGCAAACGCAGATACGGAGCGACAGACCTTTCACCATGTAAAGAGAG is a window of Geobacter sp. FeAm09 DNA encoding:
- the bioD gene encoding dethiobiotin synthase, which gives rise to MGKGVFVTGTDTGVGKTIVTAVLARLLRMRGIRVGVMKPVTSGCREGEGGLVSDDALLACHAAGTPCNGDVTPYLLREPLAPAEAAKIDGVRIEFARIRESFDRLTATYDFVIVEGAGGLMVPLVGGFLMADLARELDLPLLVVARPNLGTVNHTVLTCFAARQMGLPLTGVIINNFPKEPDLAEQSAPHYIGSLCGAPVLGVWPHEAASDQATAVERLAAWLDRQPETAIVLRELGV
- a CDS encoding FKBP-type peptidyl-prolyl cis-trans isomerase N-terminal domain-containing protein yields the protein MPHCPPAHGEDRHQLNSPGDKIQYAIGVEVARNFKNQGLDLDLEMVAKGMRDGLSGGELLVSEKELRSILISVQSDIRRRQSLVKQGAAGDRKP
- the bioB gene encoding biotin synthase BioB codes for the protein MKDTMQKLADSVIAGHTLERDDALRLGEVEGAEFYRLLAEAGRIREHFIGSAVTLCSIINAKSGTCPEDCAFCAQSAHHSTQAAAYPLVDEEQMVTCAKNAEQHGASCYGIITSGTGIGSRDELDRICRTLGRIRQEAGIAPSCSLGIIDYETACLLRDAGMVTYHHNLETARSFFPNICSTHDYEQDVETVRAAKRAGLKVCCGGIFGLGETFAQRVEMALTLRELGVDSIPVNFLDPVEGTRLEHADFLTPLECLRTIAVYRFLLPDRQITVCGGREKNLRELQSWIFMAGASGMMTGNYLTRAGRNPALDRQMVADLGLTVAPCGCS